Proteins co-encoded in one Planctomycetaceae bacterium genomic window:
- a CDS encoding phytanoyl-CoA dioxygenase family protein, whose amino-acid sequence MQTQFLPADAAERFRTDGYVIVPRLLSPEETDLLGQVARMDRELAAARTGRADGEGGSVDLVVRNELADDNIYGAIVRAEPLVTAMEQLLGDEVYHYHHKMILKEPRTGGAWTWHQDYGYWYNNGCLYPDMGSCMIAVDKATRENGCLQVVRGSHAFGRVDHVQRGDQTGADPERVGAALQRLEKVYVELDPGAGVIFHGNTLHRSDQNKSENARWAFICCYNTRHNDPYKASKHPNYSPLERWPADRIAEIGRQQLQQLASAV is encoded by the coding sequence ATGCAGACCCAGTTCCTTCCCGCCGATGCCGCCGAACGTTTTCGCACAGACGGCTACGTCATCGTGCCCCGGTTGCTGTCCCCCGAAGAAACGGATCTGCTCGGTCAGGTCGCCCGCATGGATCGTGAACTCGCCGCGGCGCGAACCGGGCGAGCTGACGGCGAAGGCGGTTCCGTCGACCTGGTCGTCCGCAACGAACTTGCCGACGACAACATTTACGGAGCGATCGTGCGAGCCGAACCGCTGGTCACGGCCATGGAACAGCTTCTTGGTGACGAAGTTTACCACTACCACCACAAGATGATTCTGAAGGAGCCCCGCACCGGAGGAGCGTGGACGTGGCATCAGGATTACGGCTACTGGTACAACAACGGCTGTCTGTATCCCGACATGGGAAGCTGCATGATCGCCGTCGACAAAGCGACAAGGGAAAACGGCTGCCTGCAGGTCGTTCGCGGGTCGCACGCATTCGGACGCGTCGACCACGTGCAGCGCGGCGATCAAACGGGGGCCGATCCCGAACGTGTCGGTGCAGCGTTACAACGACTGGAAAAGGTGTACGTGGAACTTGATCCCGGCGCCGGCGTGATCTTCCACGGCAACACGCTGCATCGGTCAGATCAGAACAAGAGCGAAAACGCTCGCTGGGCATTCATCTGCTGCTATAACACAAGACACAACGACCCGTACAAGGCGTCAAAACACCCGAATTATTCGCCGCTCGAACGCTGGCCGGCGGACCGCATCGCAGAAATCGGTCGCCAGCAACTGCAGCAGTTGGCGAGCGCTGTGTAG
- the larE gene encoding ATP-dependent sacrificial sulfur transferase LarE yields the protein MPSTTERNISLTDVRQRLIERIRSLESVAVAFSGGVDSAVVAKAAVEAVGENAVAVTAVSPSLATAERNAAREEAVSIGIRHVEVHTTEFQRPEYQANAGNRCFFCKDTLYSLATSKLKELGVACIINGANVDDLGDHRPGMQAAADHAVVSPLIDVGIDKATVRELARYWKLSVAEKPASPCLASRIAYGVEVTEERVRRVELAEAFLKQITGLRELRVRHEADEVARIELPLSDLAQLMDDRCREEVCSHFRSLGFRRITLDLEGFRSGSLNEALPVVALGVDAEITGGCNLSGASR from the coding sequence ATGCCATCTACGACTGAGCGAAACATCAGCCTGACAGACGTCCGGCAGCGGTTGATCGAACGTATCCGGTCGCTGGAGTCGGTCGCGGTGGCATTTTCCGGCGGCGTCGACAGCGCGGTTGTGGCGAAAGCCGCTGTCGAAGCGGTGGGGGAGAACGCGGTTGCCGTGACCGCCGTCAGCCCGAGTCTGGCGACTGCCGAACGGAACGCGGCTCGCGAAGAAGCGGTGTCGATCGGCATCCGGCACGTGGAAGTTCATACCACCGAGTTCCAGCGACCCGAGTACCAGGCCAACGCCGGCAACCGCTGCTTCTTCTGCAAAGACACGCTGTATTCTCTGGCGACCTCAAAGCTGAAGGAACTGGGCGTCGCGTGCATCATCAACGGAGCCAACGTCGATGACCTTGGCGATCACCGTCCCGGAATGCAGGCGGCGGCGGATCACGCAGTCGTCAGCCCGCTGATCGACGTCGGCATTGACAAGGCCACCGTCCGGGAACTGGCTCGCTACTGGAAACTCAGCGTTGCCGAAAAGCCTGCCTCGCCGTGTCTGGCCAGTCGAATCGCGTATGGCGTGGAAGTTACGGAGGAGCGCGTCCGGCGCGTGGAACTCGCGGAAGCGTTCCTGAAGCAGATCACAGGACTGCGGGAACTGCGCGTTCGTCACGAAGCCGACGAAGTGGCTCGCATCGAACTGCCTTTGTCCGACTTAGCGCAACTGATGGATGACCGCTGCCGTGAGGAAGTCTGTTCGCACTTTCGCTCGCTGGGGTTTCGCCGGATCACGCTGGACCTGGAAGGCTTTCGGTCCGGCAGCCTGAACGAAGCACTCCCGGTCGTGGCTCTGGGTGTCGACGCGGAGATAACTGGTGGCTGCAATTTATCCGGAGCCTCGCGATGA
- a CDS encoding Uma2 family endonuclease, protein MTLQNVSWDTYVSLCDADEHRRALMTYDKGTLEIMSPGRRHEEAAHIIGRMIETWTEVAGIEIAGTRSMTCRRESEQRGFEGDNSYYVTHEREMRGIREFDSEVHPPPDLVVEIDISTSSMNKLAVYESMRVPEVWLFDGHTVRAFAADQKGKLSQVPSSRELPGFPFDQVVPVINAAVADGENTAIRAFRKRASTDLNRDA, encoded by the coding sequence GTGACCCTGCAGAACGTGTCGTGGGACACGTATGTCTCGCTGTGCGACGCCGACGAACACCGCCGCGCATTGATGACTTACGACAAGGGAACGCTGGAAATCATGTCACCGGGAAGACGTCACGAAGAAGCTGCCCACATCATCGGGCGCATGATCGAGACCTGGACAGAAGTTGCCGGGATTGAGATCGCGGGAACACGTTCGATGACGTGTCGCCGCGAATCTGAACAGCGGGGCTTCGAAGGCGACAACAGCTACTATGTGACTCACGAACGGGAAATGCGCGGGATCCGCGAGTTCGATTCGGAAGTCCACCCGCCGCCGGATCTGGTGGTTGAAATCGACATCAGCACGTCATCCATGAACAAGCTGGCCGTTTATGAATCGATGCGTGTGCCCGAAGTCTGGCTGTTTGATGGTCACACTGTTCGAGCGTTTGCAGCAGATCAGAAGGGCAAGCTGTCGCAGGTGCCGTCCAGTCGCGAGTTACCTGGCTTTCCGTTTGATCAGGTCGTTCCGGTGATAAACGCGGCTGTTGCGGACGGAGAGAACACGGCCATCCGCGCGTTCCGAAAACGGGCTTCGACAGACCTGAATCGCGACGCTTGA
- the hisH gene encoding imidazole glycerol phosphate synthase subunit HisH, translating into MNSIIIVDYGMGNLRSVQKAVEKVGHAADISSDPDQIAKAEKVILPGVGAFRDAIQALREQNLVDCVREHAQAGKPLLGVCLGLQLLFDVSYEDGEHCGLGIVPGAVKRFDLPRELKIPHMGWNQLQPHGTGNPLLKDVPDDAWFYFVHSYYVEPADDAWTATTTDYGLSFTSMVARDNVFGAQFHPEKSQSAGMQLLKNFVNL; encoded by the coding sequence ATGAACTCCATCATTATTGTTGACTACGGCATGGGAAATCTTCGCAGCGTTCAGAAAGCCGTCGAAAAGGTCGGCCACGCTGCGGATATCAGCTCCGACCCGGATCAGATTGCAAAGGCTGAAAAGGTCATCCTTCCCGGTGTCGGCGCGTTCCGAGACGCCATTCAGGCGCTTCGGGAACAGAACCTTGTTGACTGCGTCCGCGAACATGCACAGGCAGGCAAACCGCTGCTGGGTGTCTGCCTCGGGCTGCAGTTGCTGTTCGACGTATCCTATGAAGATGGCGAACACTGCGGACTGGGAATTGTTCCCGGCGCTGTGAAGCGTTTTGACCTGCCGCGGGAACTGAAGATTCCTCACATGGGCTGGAACCAGTTGCAGCCGCATGGCACCGGCAATCCGCTGCTGAAAGATGTTCCCGATGACGCGTGGTTCTACTTCGTCCACAGCTACTACGTCGAACCGGCTGACGACGCGTGGACTGCGACCACCACCGATTATGGTCTGTCGTTTACTTCCATGGTCGCCCGCGACAACGTGTTTGGAGCGCAGTTCCATCCGGAAAAAAGTCAGTCTGCCGGAATGCAATTGTTGAAGAACTTCGTGAACCTCTGA
- a CDS encoding cyclin family protein, with product MTAPKYFTSGWDEKPRRVTTRRAEPTGPRTAARALLSSLTAMIVAVCVAAGSAIAQEPNLARERYVPADQLDVIFERTPNGVMLPKTEFESLMQKADLARKRHLDIPATITVRSAAYSVRQVDSHAVVELRVDVEQFIDDWQSVSIPAGHLDLEEATIDGEPAFVGRDPQQPATITLLHRESGRFTLTLKLSTPLGTVGSDRVAVFGVLPNAAATLEIASRENQSVEVNNLTLKRPAAVDQAATYQLPIGSLSEVRIRWTSGGRQSEAETLVFARTAASARLSVDTLRWESQTRITVYGTPVNQIIASVPSSLEVTSVESTGLESWKLEDDPQRSGFTRAVLTYRQPFTDDRIVSIAGVAAAESGRATQIPTLQFSNVTAHTGRLNVSHEDQLRLRSEAGTGIRQLSVNELPISAADTSVFDFWLQDFSLSVAVRPRDRELFSQVNSILSFSDTLSSLQVDVTVEPLNEAIFELELSLPAGWQIENLNGGSEQPVLWRPVGNVQDGNPLRIVVEPLIAVTPGQLLNFTLRMRRSIPDPETPQSLPLPVVSAPEATLVAGSYRVSAASDLEVAPVDIQGLVPIATEGDSLLFETQGTTFSGQLSIARRPVRMSARAELRTWADSRQKTTLATITVDVTNGTTRTLQLLVPEDAGAELRFTVASIGQVPGFDQQQVPSEIAITEQSPAEPVDGLRAYNLTFDHRFAGSVTLQTVIENDRAAGDPIAAPLLRVPGAVRQHGLLVFEATPEQQLAAAEGAMSGLTSADPGLVNAPAERTSRRTALVYRYVQPDYSLVVSETRFDTQPVPTAVCETVENVSLLSDTGSIQRAATVHLRCVGIQTLRFSLPESNNTFLWSTVLNGEAIEVRRDGDHYLVAIPTDTGRTEHTLEILFETPGDEFGGFGTTRQDSVSLSIDTEQGTAQPIEILEQTWDVRYPGDSLLLDHDGGFHPLNGMDQPGWLQRFGSAFQLPTGRTLWQKLIPTAIFLLLLFVATVLMVRRRWKSLAVCGAGCVLLFLVLQFGTLSLSERAASSYFTDAAESVSTPAGDRGSVFEQIGVDFDFNVGPELMGGTNELFGQGGGQQFGGQGGGMPFDGRQELFDQVRRMNAPRDDFSGQVAGLVANGQQGGQGGDSRLTADVNFSIKPPHEPIRRSEQRPDAGINGQWRIRRRRWWHRRRRTRRWRTRRWRGRWHGRWHGRIRRWCARSSGNGRTHECSNRSTAV from the coding sequence ATGACGGCGCCGAAATATTTCACTTCAGGCTGGGACGAAAAGCCCCGGCGCGTCACGACGCGGCGCGCCGAGCCGACCGGTCCGCGGACTGCTGCCCGGGCTTTGCTGTCCAGTCTTACCGCGATGATCGTGGCGGTCTGTGTCGCGGCAGGTTCGGCGATCGCTCAGGAACCGAATCTGGCGCGCGAAAGGTACGTTCCGGCCGATCAGCTGGATGTCATCTTCGAACGCACTCCCAACGGAGTCATGCTGCCGAAAACAGAGTTCGAATCTCTGATGCAGAAAGCCGACCTGGCGCGCAAACGTCATCTGGACATCCCGGCGACGATTACCGTTCGATCGGCCGCGTATTCCGTCCGGCAGGTGGACAGCCACGCCGTCGTGGAACTTCGCGTTGACGTTGAACAGTTCATCGACGACTGGCAGTCGGTCAGCATCCCGGCGGGACATCTGGACCTTGAGGAAGCCACGATCGACGGCGAGCCGGCGTTTGTCGGCAGGGATCCTCAGCAGCCGGCAACGATCACGCTGCTGCATCGCGAATCGGGGCGGTTCACACTGACTCTGAAGCTGTCGACGCCGCTGGGAACGGTTGGCAGCGATCGGGTTGCCGTGTTTGGAGTTCTGCCGAACGCCGCGGCGACACTGGAAATCGCCAGCCGCGAAAACCAGTCCGTCGAAGTCAACAATCTGACACTGAAACGTCCGGCCGCTGTCGATCAGGCGGCCACCTATCAGTTACCGATCGGATCCCTGTCCGAGGTCCGCATCCGCTGGACGTCGGGAGGCCGCCAGTCAGAAGCGGAAACTCTGGTGTTTGCCCGAACAGCGGCGTCCGCGCGGCTGTCCGTCGACACGCTGCGGTGGGAATCTCAGACACGAATCACGGTGTACGGAACTCCCGTCAATCAGATCATTGCCAGCGTTCCTTCGTCGCTGGAAGTCACGTCCGTCGAAAGCACGGGTCTGGAATCCTGGAAGCTGGAAGACGATCCGCAGCGGTCCGGGTTCACTCGCGCGGTGCTGACGTATCGCCAGCCGTTTACAGACGACCGCATCGTGTCGATCGCGGGTGTCGCCGCGGCGGAAAGCGGCCGCGCCACGCAGATCCCGACGCTGCAGTTCAGCAATGTGACGGCTCACACGGGACGATTGAACGTTTCGCACGAAGACCAGCTGCGGCTGCGTTCGGAAGCGGGCACCGGGATTCGCCAGTTGAGCGTCAACGAACTGCCGATCAGCGCCGCCGACACATCCGTATTCGATTTCTGGCTGCAGGACTTCAGTCTGTCCGTCGCGGTGCGGCCGCGAGATCGCGAACTGTTCAGCCAGGTGAACTCGATACTCAGCTTTTCCGACACACTGTCGAGCCTTCAGGTTGATGTGACTGTCGAACCGCTGAATGAAGCAATCTTTGAGCTGGAACTCAGTCTGCCGGCGGGCTGGCAGATCGAGAACCTGAACGGCGGCTCTGAGCAGCCGGTCCTTTGGCGTCCGGTCGGAAACGTCCAGGACGGCAACCCGCTGCGGATTGTCGTGGAACCGTTGATTGCCGTAACCCCTGGTCAACTGCTGAATTTTACGCTGCGGATGCGGCGATCAATTCCTGATCCGGAAACGCCTCAGTCACTGCCACTGCCCGTTGTGTCAGCTCCGGAGGCCACGCTTGTGGCCGGCAGCTACCGAGTCTCCGCGGCATCGGATCTGGAGGTTGCTCCGGTGGACATTCAGGGACTGGTGCCGATCGCGACCGAAGGCGATTCGCTGCTGTTTGAAACTCAGGGGACGACGTTTTCCGGTCAGCTTTCCATTGCACGCCGTCCGGTGCGTATGTCCGCGCGAGCCGAACTGCGGACGTGGGCGGATTCCCGTCAGAAGACCACGCTGGCCACGATCACGGTCGATGTCACCAACGGCACGACACGAACGCTGCAACTGCTTGTTCCCGAAGACGCCGGAGCGGAACTGCGGTTCACGGTAGCGTCCATCGGCCAGGTTCCCGGCTTCGATCAGCAGCAGGTTCCGTCGGAGATTGCCATCACCGAACAGTCGCCCGCGGAACCGGTTGACGGGCTGCGAGCCTACAACCTGACGTTTGACCACCGGTTTGCCGGATCGGTCACGCTGCAGACCGTGATCGAAAACGACCGAGCCGCCGGTGATCCGATTGCCGCTCCGCTGCTGCGAGTTCCCGGTGCGGTGCGGCAGCACGGACTGCTGGTGTTTGAAGCAACGCCGGAACAGCAGCTTGCGGCGGCCGAAGGCGCAATGTCGGGACTGACGTCGGCGGATCCCGGGCTGGTGAATGCTCCCGCGGAACGGACCAGCCGGCGCACGGCTCTGGTGTACCGCTATGTTCAGCCCGATTATTCGCTGGTGGTCAGCGAAACGCGGTTTGATACTCAGCCCGTCCCGACGGCCGTCTGCGAAACCGTCGAAAACGTCAGCCTGCTCAGCGATACCGGCTCAATCCAGCGAGCCGCCACGGTGCATCTGCGATGCGTGGGAATCCAGACACTCAGATTCTCGCTGCCGGAATCGAACAACACGTTTCTGTGGTCGACCGTGCTGAACGGCGAAGCGATCGAAGTGCGCCGCGACGGCGATCACTATCTGGTCGCCATCCCGACGGACACAGGGCGGACCGAGCATACTCTGGAGATCCTCTTCGAAACTCCGGGCGATGAATTCGGCGGCTTCGGAACAACGCGGCAGGATTCGGTTTCGCTGTCGATCGACACGGAGCAGGGCACGGCTCAGCCGATTGAGATTCTGGAACAGACCTGGGACGTCCGCTACCCCGGCGATTCGCTGCTGCTGGATCACGACGGCGGGTTTCATCCGCTGAACGGCATGGATCAACCTGGCTGGCTGCAACGGTTCGGCTCAGCATTCCAGCTTCCCACCGGAAGAACTCTGTGGCAGAAGCTGATCCCGACGGCCATCTTCCTGCTGCTGCTGTTCGTGGCAACGGTCCTGATGGTGCGGCGGCGGTGGAAGTCACTGGCGGTGTGCGGTGCCGGATGTGTCCTGCTGTTTCTTGTCCTGCAATTCGGAACGCTCTCGCTAAGCGAACGAGCCGCCTCCAGCTATTTCACTGACGCCGCGGAGTCTGTTTCAACGCCAGCCGGCGATCGTGGCTCCGTCTTTGAACAGATCGGAGTTGATTTCGACTTCAATGTGGGACCTGAGTTGATGGGTGGCACGAATGAACTATTCGGTCAGGGCGGAGGACAGCAGTTTGGTGGTCAGGGTGGAGGGATGCCGTTCGACGGGCGGCAGGAACTGTTCGACCAGGTGCGGCGAATGAACGCTCCGCGCGACGACTTCAGCGGACAAGTTGCAGGTTTGGTGGCGAACGGTCAGCAGGGTGGTCAGGGCGGGGACAGCCGTCTGACAGCCGACGTGAACTTTTCGATCAAGCCGCCGCATGAACCAATCCGGCGATCGGAGCAGCGGCCGGATGCAGGGATCAATGGGCAGTGGCGGATTCGGCGGCGCCGGTGGTGGCATAGGCGGCGGCGGACTCGGCGGTGGCGGACTCGGCGGTGGCGTGGGCGTTGGCATGGGCGTTGGCATGGGCGGATACGCCGGTGGTGCGCCCGGAGCTCCGGCAACGGCCGAACCCACGAATGCAGCAACCGTTCAACCGCCGTCTGA
- a CDS encoding DUF1559 domain-containing protein has product MRRASRSSRGFTLIELLVVIAIIAVLIALLLPAIQQARETARRTQCLNHLKQMALALHNYHDVHKVMPPGQISRRQITVTPFNNLQMNITDPAEPTTNVFFQELHGTSWMYHILPYVDQKNVYELWEENFNVWGNTDIAQKPILWGEVGNAPTQVDLPFFYCPTRRSNMESTGKTSLSFRIDKDFALTTLVNGFQPVVSKGGNDYAACAGSGLLFWQDTTNFGRIGTYYLTGPQLQSLNVAKENTTVVAPAIYQRSDLIGMFYPNSAVRLSDVTDGTTNTIMIAEAERFTELKLAGTQQRRGEQFSSDGWAWGGPATLCSTWFAPNRRENFSFPGGSHTGVVQVALADGSARDVSENIDLRTWRRLGSRAEGLPVSDF; this is encoded by the coding sequence ATGCGTCGTGCATCCCGCAGTTCACGAGGCTTTACGCTGATCGAACTGCTCGTCGTAATCGCGATCATTGCCGTTTTGATCGCGCTGCTGCTGCCTGCCATCCAGCAGGCTCGTGAAACGGCCCGGCGGACTCAGTGCCTGAACCACCTGAAGCAGATGGCTCTGGCACTTCACAACTACCACGATGTCCACAAGGTGATGCCTCCCGGCCAAATTTCAAGAAGGCAGATTACGGTGACTCCGTTCAACAATCTGCAGATGAACATTACGGATCCCGCAGAACCAACGACGAATGTGTTCTTCCAGGAACTGCACGGCACAAGCTGGATGTATCACATCCTTCCGTATGTTGACCAAAAGAACGTTTACGAACTGTGGGAAGAAAACTTCAACGTCTGGGGAAACACCGACATTGCCCAGAAACCGATTCTGTGGGGAGAAGTCGGCAACGCACCGACTCAGGTTGACCTGCCGTTTTTCTACTGCCCGACACGCCGTTCCAATATGGAGTCCACCGGAAAGACGTCGCTGTCGTTCCGAATCGACAAGGACTTCGCACTGACGACGCTGGTCAACGGCTTTCAGCCGGTTGTCAGCAAGGGCGGCAATGACTACGCCGCATGTGCGGGTTCGGGGCTGCTGTTCTGGCAGGATACCACGAATTTCGGACGAATCGGCACTTACTATCTGACGGGGCCGCAGTTGCAGAGCCTGAACGTCGCCAAGGAAAACACAACGGTCGTGGCTCCCGCAATCTATCAGCGATCAGACCTGATCGGGATGTTCTACCCGAATAGTGCCGTCAGACTCAGCGACGTCACCGACGGTACGACGAATACGATCATGATTGCCGAAGCGGAACGATTCACGGAACTGAAGCTGGCGGGAACGCAACAGCGCCGCGGCGAACAGTTCTCCAGCGACGGCTGGGCCTGGGGCGGACCGGCAACGCTGTGTTCCACATGGTTTGCACCGAACCGGCGGGAAAACTTCTCCTTCCCCGGCGGATCGCATACCGGTGTTGTTCAGGTCGCACTGGCGGACGGTTCCGCCCGTGACGTCAGTGAAAACATCGACCTGCGCACGTGGCGACGGCTGGGCAGCCGAGCGGAAGGGCTGCCGGTTTCAGACTTCTGA
- a CDS encoding aminotransferase class I/II-fold pyridoxal phosphate-dependent enzyme, translating into MSERWIADRMHRIDASGIRKVFDLAATMKDPINLSIGQPHFETPQPVKDALCRAVQEGLNAYSQTQGILPLLEVLQADVDQRYGHTDRKVFVTSGTSGALMLALCTLVNPGDEVIVFDPWFVMYKHLTTLAGGNVVQVSTYPEFRIDPDAVRAAITDRTKVILFNSPANPTGAVASAEEVRELANIAAEYDVALISDEIYKAFCFDGPFHSPAEWNDQTIVIDGFSKSHSMTGLRLGYVHGPQHVIQQMLKLQQFTFVCAPHPVQWAGLTAWELDLTEQLDDYRRKRDLMVAELRDDYEIRGGQGAFYLFLKTPWGTGTQFVEEAIRNNLLIIPGNVFSQRDTHFRLSFAAEDQTLSRGAEVLRKLAKK; encoded by the coding sequence GTGAGCGAACGCTGGATTGCCGACCGGATGCACAGGATCGATGCTTCCGGAATTCGTAAGGTCTTCGACCTGGCGGCGACGATGAAGGACCCGATTAACCTCAGCATCGGTCAGCCGCATTTTGAAACGCCGCAGCCCGTCAAGGACGCACTGTGCCGGGCCGTTCAGGAGGGATTGAACGCCTACAGCCAGACTCAGGGAATTCTGCCGCTGCTGGAAGTTCTGCAGGCGGATGTTGACCAGCGCTATGGCCACACGGATCGAAAGGTGTTCGTCACATCGGGCACCAGCGGAGCACTCATGCTGGCATTGTGTACGCTGGTGAACCCGGGCGATGAAGTCATCGTGTTCGATCCGTGGTTTGTCATGTACAAGCATCTGACCACGCTGGCTGGCGGCAACGTGGTTCAGGTTTCGACATACCCCGAATTTCGAATTGACCCGGACGCCGTGCGAGCGGCCATTACGGATCGCACGAAGGTGATTCTGTTCAACAGCCCGGCCAATCCCACGGGAGCCGTCGCGTCGGCGGAAGAAGTCAGGGAACTGGCGAACATCGCCGCCGAATATGATGTCGCACTCATCAGCGATGAAATCTACAAAGCGTTCTGTTTCGACGGACCGTTTCACAGCCCGGCAGAATGGAACGACCAGACGATCGTCATTGACGGATTCAGCAAGTCTCATTCAATGACAGGACTTCGGCTGGGATACGTTCACGGGCCGCAGCACGTGATCCAGCAAATGCTGAAGCTGCAGCAGTTTACCTTCGTCTGTGCTCCGCATCCGGTGCAGTGGGCGGGTCTGACAGCCTGGGAACTTGACCTGACGGAACAACTGGACGACTACCGCCGCAAACGCGACCTGATGGTGGCGGAGCTGCGGGACGACTATGAAATCCGGGGCGGGCAGGGTGCGTTCTATCTGTTCCTGAAAACGCCCTGGGGAACCGGAACTCAATTCGTGGAGGAGGCGATTCGCAACAACCTGCTGATCATTCCCGGAAATGTCTTCAGCCAGCGTGACACCCACTTCCGCCTGTCCTTCGCTGCGGAAGATCAAACACTGTCGCGCGGCGCGGAGGTACTTCGGAAGCTGGCGAAGAAATGA
- the hisA gene encoding 1-(5-phosphoribosyl)-5-[(5-phosphoribosylamino)methylideneamino]imidazole-4-carboxamide isomerase: MQLYPAIDIRGGKCVRLRQGNYNDETVFGDDPVRMAVKWKEQGAEWLHLVDLDAAKAGRPVNHDVVRSIVRETGLPCQMGGGIRSEDNIRLAIDDLGLSRVIIGTRALREPEWFADVCHQFPGKLALGLDARNSRVATDGWLTDSEVSAMDLAAKFVDAPLAAVIYTNIANDGMMNGIDPDTLSDLRTLAEMGLPVIASGGVTTMKDIEAVSRIAAEVPTLIGAIVGRAIYEGTIDVREACEYLAAT, encoded by the coding sequence ATGCAACTGTATCCGGCCATCGATATCCGCGGCGGCAAGTGCGTACGCCTTCGCCAGGGAAACTACAACGACGAAACCGTTTTCGGCGATGATCCGGTCCGGATGGCGGTTAAGTGGAAGGAACAGGGAGCCGAATGGCTGCATCTGGTGGACCTGGACGCAGCCAAAGCCGGGCGTCCCGTCAACCACGATGTCGTCCGCAGCATCGTCCGGGAAACGGGACTTCCCTGCCAGATGGGCGGCGGCATCCGCAGCGAAGACAACATCCGGCTGGCAATCGATGACCTCGGCCTGTCTCGCGTCATCATCGGTACGCGGGCGCTACGGGAACCCGAATGGTTCGCGGACGTGTGTCATCAGTTTCCCGGAAAGCTGGCTCTCGGACTGGACGCCCGTAATTCCAGAGTCGCAACCGACGGATGGCTGACCGATTCCGAGGTGTCGGCCATGGACCTTGCCGCGAAATTCGTCGACGCCCCGCTGGCGGCGGTGATCTACACGAACATTGCGAATGACGGCATGATGAACGGCATCGACCCGGATACTCTGTCGGACCTCAGAACTCTGGCGGAAATGGGCCTTCCCGTGATCGCATCCGGCGGAGTCACAACCATGAAGGATATCGAAGCGGTCAGCCGCATCGCGGCGGAAGTCCCGACGCTGATAGGTGCAATTGTCGGGCGAGCCATCTATGAAGGCACCATTGACGTGCGTGAAGCTTGCGAGTACCTGGCCGCGACATGA